The Planktothrix agardhii NIES-204 genomic interval ATTTCCCTGGATTTGAGATAAAATTTCTTCAGTCAGAGACATATAAGTAGTTGCATAAAATAAATTACCTAGTTGAGAGAGGGAACATCGGAACAGCCCCCCCAAACCCCCCGTGCACGGGGGGCTAGGGGGGGAGGGAACGCCGGAACACCGGAACAGGGGTAATACTTCTAGCTGTTTCATGTCAGTATTAAAATGTTACAACTGATTTAGGATTGCTATATCTGTTAATTAAACCGAATAACCGTTTCTAATTCAGTCAAATGAGCGGTATCTCCGTTGAGTTCTAGTATCCATTTATCTCCATTTTGAACAATTTTCACTAAACAACAAAGGGAGGCTTTAATATCCATTTCTTCTAAGGTTGGAATTAATCCCATGGCTGTTCCTAATACCGAAGCACCATGTCCAACCAATAATAAATTATCATCGGGAAAGGTGTTAACTAAACGTTGGGAAGTTTCTCCGGTTCGTTGTAAACAATCTTTCCAAGTTTCAGGATAATTAGGAACTCCCAGAGGATGGGATAAATCAATTTTAGGGAATTTTTTAGCTAAAAAATCTGGGGATAATGTTTCTGGAAAACCCATCCATTCAGGATTTAACCATTCTCCTAAACCCCAATCTAATTTAAGCGGTAAATCTAATTTTTTAGCCACAGCATTAGCGGTTTGTACGGTTCTCAAAAAGGGAGAAGCAATAATTTGAGTAATTCCTTCCCCCACTAAACGATTAGCTAATTGTTGGGCTTGAATTTGACCATCCTCGGATAAATGCGGGTCATAAGGTCTTTCTGCGGTATCAAACCAGGCGGGATTGACAAAATCAATCCGATTTCCATGGCGGGCTATCCATACAGTTTTAGACATAGGTTAAGTTAATAGTATTGTGTTTACCTTAATAAAGATCATACTTTAATAAAGTACAAGGTAAAGCACCATTATAAACCGCAATTCTTCGAGATGTTCTCAAACCCACTTGTTTTCCTAATGCCTTATTTCCTGTTAAAATATAAGCTGTCCATCCCTTAAACCGTTGTTTAAAAGTATCTCCTAATTGTTTATATAAAGGAGCTAAGTCTTCAGTATGACCCAAACGTTCCCCATAGGGAGGATTACAGATAATTACCCCATGAGCCGCCGGAGGTTCAACTTGAGATAATTCTATTTGTTGTAGTCGAATTTGTTTCGCTACCCCACAGCGTTGAGCGTTTTCCGAGGCTTGATGAATGGTATCTTCATCCTGGTCTGAACCGACAATCGGCGCGGTTAAGGTAGTTAATTGTGCGTCTAAAGCGTCCTGTTTTAGACTGTCCCACAATTGAGCGTCAAAATCTTTCCACTTCATAAACCCAAAGGTTTCTCGGAATAGTCCGGGGGCAATATTTAAGGCTTTTAAACTGGCTTCAATGGGTAAGGTTCCTGAGCCACATAGGGGGTCTAAAAATGGTAAATCAGGATGCCATTCTGCCATGTCTAATAAGGCGGCAGCTAGACTTTCTTTTAAAGGGGCTAGTCCCACGGCCGGACGATATCCCCGGCGGTGTAAACTGCTTCCCGAACTATCTAAACTTAGAATCCCTTGATTTTCATGGATATGAAGATTAATCCATAAATCAGGATTATTAATATCAATATCGGAACGTTCTCCAAATTCCAAACGCTGTTGATCAATAATGGCGTTTTTGACCTGAAGGGCGGTAAAATGGGTATGATTTAAAACTTCATTTTTGCCTGTACAATTAACAGCAAAAGTATTCAGGGGTGATAAATACTGATTCCAGTCAATATTTTGAATTTCCTGATACAACCGTTCTCCATTGGGACAGGGAAATTCAGCAATAGGAACTAAAACCCGATATATAGTTCTCCCCCAAAGATTCACCCGATAGAGAAGTTGGCGGGAACCAGCAAAATGAACGCCAGCAAAATCAGGACGAACATCATGAGCACCTAAACGTTCCAATTCCTGAGCAGCGATAAGCTCTAAACCCTTGGCAACCGTGGCAAAATACTGGGTCATTCAGGAGAAAATTTTGAGTATTACTATTTTATAATCCCACAACAAAGCCAGGGTTAAAACTATATAACCATAAGCAAGAGAAAAATACCCGGTAAATTACCGATTTCAACTCAGTTGTATTATTCCTAATACTCTCTGCAAAATCAGAGTTTTCACAAAGAACGTATGTTTCCTTTTGATCAGAAAGGACACCGGCGACTGGCCGTGTTTCGTCTCGGTGTCCTTAACTGGTTCGCTCCTCACACGCTTGTTACTCTACCCAAACCCGATCCCATTTGTCAACACCTAAAATATTTTTTTTTCTGATTTCAGGGTTTTAGCCCATAAAATAAGGCTTTCTGACTGACGGATGCTGGTTTGGGCCTTGTAAAATCCATTCGGATTGCGTAACGGTATAAAAGTCCACAAAAATTCCTAAGATAAATTGAGACAATGGGAGGTTGATTAAGTAACCAATAATTCAGTGATTGATATTCTCTGGCTGCTAGTCTGTTCGGGCTTAGTCTTTCTGATGCAGCCCGGATTTATGTGTTTAGAGTCGGGCTTAACCCGTTCCAAGAATAGTATTAACGTTGCCGTCAAAAATTTTGCCGACTTTGGCATTTCGGTGGCCTTGTTTTGGGCCTTTGGCTATGCCATTATGTTCAGCAGGGCGGCGATGGGCGGGATTGACCCCCAGGCTTTGTTTTTTGATACGCCATCGAATCCGGGGCAAGCCGCATTTTTTCTGTTTGAAGCTATGTTTTGTAGTACCGCCACAACAATCGTTTCAGGGGCATCGGCGGAACGGATGAAGTTTGGAGCTTATTTATTAGTTGCGGCTTTAACTTCGGGAATTATTTACCCCGTTTTTGGCCATTGGGCCTGGAATGGGATTGAAACTAACCATTTATTGGGGTGGTTAGGAAAAATTGGATTTGTGGATTTTGCCGGGTCTACCATTGTTCATAGTATTGGCGGATGGGTTTCTTTGGCAGTTCTATTAGTGATTGGGCCAAGGCTGGGACGGTTTACCCCCGATAAAACCACCCAAGAAATGCGCGGCTCTAACCTTCAGTTATCCGTATTGGGGGCGATGTTGTTGTGGTTAGGGTGGTTAGGATTTAACGGGGGTAGTTATTTACATTTAGATATTCGAGTCGCCACGGTGATTGTCAATACCATCTTGGCTGGGACATCGGGAATGTTAGTCGGGGCGGTTTTGGGTTGGCTGTTATATCGCCGACCGGAAGTTGAATTGATTATTAATGGTTCCTTGGCGGGTTTAGTGGCAATTACCGCATCTTCCCATGCTATCTCGACGACCGTGGTTCCCTTAATTGGTGGGGTGGGTGCTGTCGTTATGGTGTTAGTATCCTTGACCTTGCAACGATGTCAGATTGATGATGCCGTTGATGGGATTGCGGTTCATGCCGGGGGTGGGGTTTGGGGAACCCTCGCCGTAGGTTTGTTTGGAAATCTAGATTTATTGCATACGGGGTTATCCCGTAGTCAACAATTGCTGGTTCAAGTTTTGGGGATTGGAGTTTCTTTTGTTTGGGGATTTGGCTTAACCTGGCTGGTTTTATACACCATTAATCATTATTTTCCATTACGGGTTTCTCTGGAGGCAGAAACCACGGGATTAAATATTTCTGAACATGGAGCCAAAACTGAAATTTATGATTTGTTTGAAGTCATGGAATATCAAGCCCGTACCCAAGACTTTAAACGGCGAGTTCCCGAAAATCAATTTACCGAAGTCGGTCAAATTGGCTGTCGCTATAACCAAGTGATGCAGGCTTTAGAAGATTCCTTAAACCAAACCGAGGCAATTATTGAAAATGCCACGGATGCCATGATTACCTTTAGTAACCCATCGGGAGAAATTTTAAGGACTAATCCTAGTGCAGAAGCCATATTTGGATATTCGGCTGCGGAGTTAATTGGAACTTCCATTTTACAGTTATTTGAATGGCCAACTTCCCAAATTCAAGAACAGCAAACCCTATTGGAAAAATGGTTATCACAGGGACGCCAAGCGGTTGTGGGGAGACGAGCTAATGGTTCTTGTTTTCCCCTAGAAGCCACAATTAATCAAGCCAAATTCGGCTATCAATCGTTTTATTTGGGAAGTTTTCGGGATTTATCCGCCCATAAACGAGCCGAAGAAGCCCTACAGCAAGCCGAAGAAAGGTTAAAAACTTCGCTGGAATTAAAACAAAAAAATGACCAACTCAAACAAGCCCTCAAAGAACTTAAAAAAACTCAAATTCAACTAATTCAAAGCGAAAAAATGTCGAGTTTGGGTCAGTTAGTCGCTGGAGTTGCCCATGAAATTAATAATCCAGTTAATTTTGTTTATGGTAATTTAATCCATGCCACAAATTACACCCGAGATGTACTGAATTTATTAGATATTTATCAAAAAGAATATGCTAATCCTAGCGTTAAAATTCAGCAGGAAATTGAATCTATTGATTTGGAATTTCTCAAGGAGGATTTTCCCAAAATTGTAGAATCAATGCAGGTAGGGGCTGACCGAATTCGGGATATTGTTAGGTCTTTAAGAATCTTTTCTCGCCATGATGAAGCCGAATTAAAACAGGTAAGTCTGCATGATGGATTAGAAAGTACCTTGATGATTCTGAAAACTAAACTCAAACCCCAGGGGAAATTAACCGGAATTGAAATTATTAAGGACTATGGCAATATTCCCTTAATTGAATGTTATCCTGGGCCACTGAATCAGGTATTTATGAATCTGATTAGTAATGCCATTGATGCCCTCCATGATTCGATGATGCAGGATAAGTTTTCTCTAATATCCTGTGATAAATCCAAAATCCAACCGCAAATTTTGATTAGAACTCTATCGGTGAATCACCAAAAAATTATTATCGAAATTGTTGATAATGGTTTGGGGATTCCTAAAGAGATTCGGTCTAAGCTATTTGACCCATTTTTTACCACTAAACCCGTCGGAAAAGGCACGGGTTTAGGATTATCCATTAGCTATCAAATTGTTGTCGAACACCATAAAGGTCGAATCTGGTGCGAGTCGGAAGTGGGAGAATACACTAAATTTTTGATCGAAATTCCGGTCAAACAAATCCTTGAGTCTAAAGTTCACAAAACCAGTGAACAGCTTTTGAGCATTGATTGTTAACCCTTGTTGACCAAAAACCCCAGCCCCCCTGGCGCGGGGGGAAACCGACTCCGTAATCGAAATAGAATCAAAAAACTGTATTGCTTAATACAGAAATTAAGTTAATAATCTATCAAAAATTGTTAGCAATTTAGCTAAAAATTCAGCCACAGAAACCGTGATTTATCTGTAGCCAATTTCAGTGGATATCTGCAATTGATTTCTTCTACTAATGTCGATTCATAAACCCAACATGATGTTTATCTCCAAAAAAACGACCGATTTAGGAAATCGACGACACAAAAATGTGAGTCGTTTCACCGCTAAAACCAATAGGGTGATTTCAAAATTACAGCATTCTCGATGGCTGTCTCCGACTTGGTTGGCCTGTATCCCCCTAACCGCGATTATCGTCGGAGTCTGGAGTTTCGCGGCCGTTGCTCAAACAGATGCCCCTCCCCTGACGGCTGAAATGGTTCAGGGCTATTTAAACGTTGCCTGGGTTTTAGTCGCCTCAATTTTGGTGATTTTTATGAATGCGGGTTTCTGTATGTTAGAAACGGGCTTCTGTCGCCAAAAAAATGCCGTTAATGTTTTGGCCAAAAACTTAATTGTCTTTGCCTTAGCTACCCTAATTTTTTGGGCTTTTGGATTTTCCTTTATGTTTGGGGGAGAAAACCCTTGGATTGGCGGAGGCGGTTATTTTCTGACGGGACAGCCAGAAACCTACGGTTTATCGCCCTTTCCGGCGGGATTACCTGTTTCTCTCTATTTCCTGTTTCAAGTTGCCTTCGCTGGAACCGCGGCCACAATTGTATCAGGAGCCGTTGCCGAACGCATTGAATTTATTGCCTTTTTACTCTTTAGTTTGCTTTTAGTTGGGATTGCCTACCCAATTACAGGTCACTGGATTTGGGATGCTTCGGGCTGGTTAGCTCAAGCAGGATTCAAGGATTTTGCCGGGACAACTGCCGTTCACTCCGTTGGCGGTTGGGCTGCATTAATGGGGGCTGCTTTCCTAGGGCCCCGTTTGGGTCGATATGGAGCCGATGGACAATCTCGTGCGATTCCGGGTCATAACATGAGTATCGCCACCCTGGGATGTTTAATCCTATGGGTATGCTGGTTTGGCTTTAACCCCGGTTCCACCTTAGCTGCGAATGAACAAATTTCTTACATCGCTGTCACCACCAACTTAGCGGCCGCCGCCGGGGCTGTCACTGCCAGTGCCACCTCCTGGTTGAAGGATGGTAAACCCGATTTATCCATGATTATTAACGGGGTTTTAGCGGGTTTAGTCGCAATTACCGCCAGTTGTGATTCGGTCAGCTACCTGAGCGCCGTAATTATTGGGGCCATTGCTGGGGTGCTTGTTGTCTATTCCGTGGGTTTCTTTGACCGCATCAAAATTGATGACCCCGTGGGCGCTACTTCTGTTCACTTGGTTTGTGGGATTTTTGGAACCCTAGCGGCGGGCATTTTTGGTGGCGCTAATTTGGGTATCCAAATCCTGGGTATTCTTGCCGTGGGCGGATTTACCGTCGCTCTGAGTACGATTTTCTGGTTAGCCCTAAAAGCCACGGTCGGGTTACGGGTGCATCCAGAACAGGAATTTGAAGGATTGGACATTGCTGAACACGGGATGGAAGCCTACGCCGGATTCCTCAAGGATGAAGTCGGCCCAGGATTAGGCAGTTCTGGTTCTAGCTTTCCCTCCGAAGGCAGTACGTTCAAAAGTCGTTACTAATATTCAGGTATTAGCGGCGATTAGGGAGCATCCGGTGCTCCCCCGACTCCTTCCCTGGCTTCCCCTAGCTGGGGATTTTTTGTAGATTGGAATGAAACCAAGGTTAAATATTAAATGAACAGGTTAGGCTGAGTTAGTCTTGTTTAAGCAGCATTGGAATCTGTGTGTTTATCGCTCGAAAACAATTCCGTATTGGGCTTGGATATCTTTAATCGGCAATGGATTACTCTTGTTTATCATCCTGGGATTGATAATGCACCGACAATCTGTTTCCCATACTCCCTCCTCCCTGACGGATGTTGTTCTGACCCATCCTTTGCCCTCAGAATCGGCGTCAATTAATGCTACAGGCCCCCGTCATCGCTGGACTTATGAACAATGGGTGGAACAGTTGCGGCGCGAAGCCAATGCTGTGGTGGCTATCCCCCCGGAACGTTTAACTATTTTAGCGGGGGATTCCTTAAGTTTGTGGTTTCCGGCGGAACTTTTACCCCAAGACAGAACTTGGTTAAATCAAGGAATTTCTGGGGAAACTTCCACAGGATTATTAAAGCGGGTTAAATTATTTGATATTACTCAACCGGAAACTATTTTTGTCATGATTGGCATTAATGATTTAATTCGGGGCATAGATGATAGTACATTATTAAATAATTATCGAGAAATTATTAGGGATTTACGTTGGGTACATCCCGATGCTCAAATTGTGGTGCAATCAATTCTTCCCCATAGTGACAAAAATTCTAATTGGGAAGGACGGGAACGCCTATTAAAAATTTCTAATCAACGCATTCGTCACTTAAATCAAGAGTTGAAATTCATCGCCCAGGAAGAAGGAGCTTATTTTTTAAATTTACATTCCCTATTTACCGATGCAGATGGTAATTTAAGACCGGAACTAAGCACCGATGGTTTACATCTAAATCAACAAGGTTATTTAGTTTGGAGTTCCGCCTTAAAAATTTATAGTCAAATTGCCCTAGAACCATCTTCTAATCCTTAAAATTATGAATCATCTCAAAATTATTATTATCGGTGCAGGAATTGGTGGTTTAACCGCAGGTTTAGCCCTAAAACGGGCAGGATATACCGTAGAAATTTATGAAAAGACCAGCGAAATTCGTCCTGCCGGAGCCGGAATTTCTATTTGGTCAAATGGGGTTAAAGTTCTGAATAGTTTAGGTTTGGGGGATGAAATTGCCAAAATTGGTGGACAGATGGATAGGATGGAATATCGCAGTCATACCGATAAATTATTTAATCAAATTAATCTCAATCCTGTGACCGAAACCGTAGGACAGCGACCCTATCCCGTGTCTCGAACAGAATTACAATCCCTGCTTTTAAACGCCTTTAATAATAATCTTGAAACCGTTAAACTAAATGCTCAATTTATTGGAGTTGAACAGAATACCCAGGGCGTGACCGCCTATTTTGCCAATGGATATCAAACCAGTGCAGACCTATTAATTGCCGCCGATGGTATTCATTCTCAATTGCGGGATTATGTAGTCGGTCATCCGGTAAAATTGCGTTATGCCGATTATGTTAATTGGAATGGTTTAATTAAAATTAATCCCGATTTAGGAGATAAAAATACTTGGGTTATTTATGTTGGCGAAGGCAAACGCGCTTCGATGATGCCCATAGGAAATAACCGATTTTATTACTTTTTTGGTTGTCCGATGGCAAGGGGAACAATTGTTGAACCAGATTATCGTCAACGGGAGTTAAAATCAATTTTTGCCCGATGGCCGTCTCCAGTTCAATCTTTAATAGAAAATCTCAATCCCCAGGAATTAAACCGTTTAGAAATTCATGATTTAGACCCCTTAGAAACAATCGTTAAAGGTCGAGTTGCACTGTTAGGAGATGCCGCCCATGCTTCCACCCCAACCCTCGGACAAGGCGGCTGTCAAGCCATGGAAGATGCAGAAATATTATCTCGATTTCTATTAACTACTAATTTAGGAGTAGAATATGCTTTAAAACG includes:
- a CDS encoding hypothetical protein (conserved hypothetical protein), which gives rise to MNHLKIIIIGAGIGGLTAGLALKRAGYTVEIYEKTSEIRPAGAGISIWSNGVKVLNSLGLGDEIAKIGGQMDRMEYRSHTDKLFNQINLNPVTETVGQRPYPVSRTELQSLLLNAFNNNLETVKLNAQFIGVEQNTQGVTAYFANGYQTSADLLIAADGIHSQLRDYVVGHPVKLRYADYVNWNGLIKINPDLGDKNTWVIYVGEGKRASMMPIGNNRFYYFFGCPMARGTIVEPDYRQRELKSIFARWPSPVQSLIENLNPQELNRLEIHDLDPLETIVKGRVALLGDAAHASTPTLGQGGCQAMEDAEILSRFLLTTNLGVEYALKRYESERKERTSTLVLKARKRADMIYGKDPHLTQQWYQQLQQETEQDVTNALSKTILGGPFH
- a CDS encoding adenylate/guanylate cyclase: MIDILWLLVCSGLVFLMQPGFMCLESGLTRSKNSINVAVKNFADFGISVALFWAFGYAIMFSRAAMGGIDPQALFFDTPSNPGQAAFFLFEAMFCSTATTIVSGASAERMKFGAYLLVAALTSGIIYPVFGHWAWNGIETNHLLGWLGKIGFVDFAGSTIVHSIGGWVSLAVLLVIGPRLGRFTPDKTTQEMRGSNLQLSVLGAMLLWLGWLGFNGGSYLHLDIRVATVIVNTILAGTSGMLVGAVLGWLLYRRPEVELIINGSLAGLVAITASSHAISTTVVPLIGGVGAVVMVLVSLTLQRCQIDDAVDGIAVHAGGGVWGTLAVGLFGNLDLLHTGLSRSQQLLVQVLGIGVSFVWGFGLTWLVLYTINHYFPLRVSLEAETTGLNISEHGAKTEIYDLFEVMEYQARTQDFKRRVPENQFTEVGQIGCRYNQVMQALEDSLNQTEAIIENATDAMITFSNPSGEILRTNPSAEAIFGYSAAELIGTSILQLFEWPTSQIQEQQTLLEKWLSQGRQAVVGRRANGSCFPLEATINQAKFGYQSFYLGSFRDLSAHKRAEEALQQAEERLKTSLELKQKNDQLKQALKELKKTQIQLIQSEKMSSLGQLVAGVAHEINNPVNFVYGNLIHATNYTRDVLNLLDIYQKEYANPSVKIQQEIESIDLEFLKEDFPKIVESMQVGADRIRDIVRSLRIFSRHDEAELKQVSLHDGLESTLMILKTKLKPQGKLTGIEIIKDYGNIPLIECYPGPLNQVFMNLISNAIDALHDSMMQDKFSLISCDKSKIQPQILIRTLSVNHQKIIIEIVDNGLGIPKEIRSKLFDPFFTTKPVGKGTGLGLSISYQIVVEHHKGRIWCESEVGEYTKFLIEIPVKQILESKVHKTSEQLLSIDC
- the amt1 gene encoding ammonium transporter — protein: MMFISKKTTDLGNRRHKNVSRFTAKTNRVISKLQHSRWLSPTWLACIPLTAIIVGVWSFAAVAQTDAPPLTAEMVQGYLNVAWVLVASILVIFMNAGFCMLETGFCRQKNAVNVLAKNLIVFALATLIFWAFGFSFMFGGENPWIGGGGYFLTGQPETYGLSPFPAGLPVSLYFLFQVAFAGTAATIVSGAVAERIEFIAFLLFSLLLVGIAYPITGHWIWDASGWLAQAGFKDFAGTTAVHSVGGWAALMGAAFLGPRLGRYGADGQSRAIPGHNMSIATLGCLILWVCWFGFNPGSTLAANEQISYIAVTTNLAAAAGAVTASATSWLKDGKPDLSMIINGVLAGLVAITASCDSVSYLSAVIIGAIAGVLVVYSVGFFDRIKIDDPVGATSVHLVCGIFGTLAAGIFGGANLGIQILGILAVGGFTVALSTIFWLALKATVGLRVHPEQEFEGLDIAEHGMEAYAGFLKDEVGPGLGSSGSSFPSEGSTFKSRY